Proteins co-encoded in one Prescottella sp. R16 genomic window:
- a CDS encoding glucose 1-dehydrogenase yields the protein MSDLFDVAGKTVVVTGGTRGIGLMIAKGMAEAGARVIISSRKADACESAAAELSTVGDVVAYPADLSTEEGVVELAAFVARTFDRVDVLVNNAGATWGAPIDEFPASGFDKVLGLNVTSVFALTQALLPQLRAAASPDDPARVINVGSIDGLVVSKSENFSYGASKAAVHMLTRKLAGSLADEHITVNAVAPGPFPTKMMAFVLDDPELRSAVEADVPLGRVGTPEDIAGAAIFLSSRAGAYLTGTVIPVDGGISGTR from the coding sequence ATGAGCGACCTGTTCGACGTCGCGGGCAAGACCGTCGTCGTCACCGGAGGCACACGCGGCATCGGCCTGATGATCGCGAAGGGGATGGCGGAAGCCGGTGCACGGGTGATCATCTCGTCCCGCAAGGCCGATGCCTGCGAGTCGGCCGCGGCGGAACTCTCCACGGTCGGGGACGTCGTCGCGTATCCGGCCGACCTGAGTACCGAGGAGGGTGTGGTCGAGCTCGCGGCGTTCGTGGCCCGCACCTTCGATCGGGTGGACGTGCTCGTCAACAACGCCGGCGCCACCTGGGGGGCGCCGATCGACGAGTTTCCGGCATCGGGCTTCGACAAGGTGCTCGGGCTCAACGTCACATCGGTGTTCGCGTTGACCCAGGCGCTGCTGCCCCAGTTGCGTGCCGCGGCGAGTCCGGACGACCCGGCCCGGGTGATCAACGTCGGGTCGATCGACGGTCTGGTGGTGTCGAAGAGCGAGAACTTCTCGTACGGGGCATCGAAAGCGGCGGTACACATGCTGACCCGGAAGCTGGCCGGATCGTTGGCCGACGAGCACATCACTGTCAATGCTGTTGCGCCGGGGCCGTTCCCGACGAAGATGATGGCGTTCGTGTTGGACGATCCGGAATTGCGGAGCGCGGTCGAGGCCGATGTGCCACTCGGCCGAGTGGGGACGCCGGAGGATATCGCCGGTGCCGCGATCTTCCTGTCGTCCCGGGCGGGCGCGTATCTGACCGGGACCGTGATTCCGGTGGACGGCGGCATCAGCGGCACCCGCTGA
- a CDS encoding alpha/beta fold hydrolase yields the protein MLIKSGDIQLNVEIRGENNGGTPVVFLHCVGGDLTNWNPQVEALADRYRVVSIDTRGHGKSEFAGEGLTLEDYAEDVRQVLDALEIDRAHVVGLSMGGMIAQAFALNAPERVAGLVLADTSSRIDEATAANLAQAGDAALGYGMGAVSDQFVPICFDATAIHEDREYVQRFREGFSSRDPRAFHAGLQAIGGLDFLDRLHQVAVPTLVLVGAADQLTPVAHSEAIAGKVSGASLVIFDGAGHLSNLDSKDEFTRELTRFLEETA from the coding sequence ATGCTGATCAAGTCTGGCGACATACAACTCAACGTCGAGATCCGCGGCGAGAACAACGGCGGAACACCGGTGGTGTTCCTGCATTGTGTCGGCGGTGACCTGACGAACTGGAACCCACAGGTCGAGGCGCTTGCCGACCGATACCGAGTGGTGTCCATCGACACCCGTGGACACGGGAAGTCGGAGTTCGCCGGTGAAGGACTCACGCTGGAGGACTACGCCGAAGACGTCCGACAAGTGTTGGACGCGTTGGAGATCGACCGGGCGCACGTCGTCGGCCTCTCCATGGGCGGGATGATCGCCCAGGCGTTCGCGCTCAACGCGCCGGAGCGAGTGGCCGGCCTGGTCCTGGCCGACACCAGCTCCCGTATCGATGAGGCGACGGCCGCTAACCTTGCGCAGGCGGGTGATGCCGCGCTCGGATACGGGATGGGAGCGGTCTCCGACCAGTTCGTCCCGATCTGCTTCGACGCCACCGCGATTCATGAGGATCGGGAATACGTCCAACGGTTCCGGGAGGGATTTTCCAGCCGGGATCCGCGTGCGTTCCACGCCGGCCTGCAAGCCATCGGCGGCCTCGACTTCCTCGACCGCTTGCATCAGGTGGCCGTACCCACCCTGGTGCTCGTGGGGGCTGCGGACCAACTCACGCCGGTCGCGCACTCCGAAGCCATCGCCGGGAAAGTTTCCGGCGCCAGCCTGGTGATCTTCGACGGCGCCGGACACCTTTCGAACCTCGACAGCAAGGACGAGTTCACACGGGAACTCACCCGATTCCTGGAGGAGACAGCATGA
- a CDS encoding NAD(P)/FAD-dependent oxidoreductase, translated as MTIHTGTEPESVTLDPAIDKDAIRARYAEERDKRIRPEGINQYHRLEGKFAELADDPWTPVQEREPVTDHVTFTFIGGGFSGLCAGAQLKKRGVDDVRIIDTAGGFGGVWYWNRYPGAMCDTKSVVYMPLLEETGYVPTELWAHGPEILEHAGRIGKHFGLYDNALFHTKVTNATWDETSSRWTVETNRGDRFTTQFLGIGLGPLSTAKLPGVPGIEDFAGQTMHTSRWNYSYTGGDALGAPMTGLADKRVGVIGTGATAIQLIPELAKYAEELFVFQRTPSSVAERGNGPLDEATLQILKEPGGQEKLLDSFTRNWDGFFGKPEPGVVVEDLVDDAWTSLGRRMRAQMHSVPLEQMSPETVMAAVGDLDLTLMEERRARIDSIVEDPTTAENLKPWYDLFCKRPGFHDDYLPAFNRPNVHLVDTAGQGVERITPTGVVVDGQEYPVDCLIYASGFEYGTGGSEIVNRAGFEVVGRGGIELSEAWADGMETLHGMHVHGYPNMFIIQLWQGSFLGANVTQSNNYAAENIAAIVEKVLAEGNDEVEVTKEAQDEWVEMLLRDGVPFGRPDCTPGYYNDDGHTEGRTFKLNVGDPRGSYSFVTMIQEWCRRGEFPELARRRTNSI; from the coding sequence ATGACGATCCACACCGGCACCGAGCCCGAATCGGTCACACTGGACCCCGCGATCGACAAGGACGCGATCCGTGCGCGTTACGCCGAGGAACGTGACAAGCGCATCCGTCCCGAGGGGATCAATCAGTACCACCGCCTCGAAGGCAAGTTCGCCGAACTCGCCGACGATCCCTGGACGCCTGTGCAAGAACGCGAACCTGTCACCGACCACGTCACCTTCACCTTCATCGGCGGCGGTTTCTCGGGTCTCTGTGCCGGTGCGCAGCTGAAGAAGCGTGGAGTCGACGACGTCCGAATCATCGATACCGCAGGAGGTTTCGGTGGTGTCTGGTACTGGAACCGGTACCCTGGCGCGATGTGCGACACCAAGTCGGTGGTCTACATGCCGCTGTTGGAAGAAACCGGCTATGTGCCGACCGAGTTGTGGGCGCACGGTCCGGAGATCCTCGAGCATGCAGGCCGGATCGGAAAACACTTCGGGCTCTACGACAACGCCCTGTTCCATACCAAGGTCACCAACGCGACGTGGGACGAGACGTCATCGCGCTGGACGGTGGAAACCAACCGTGGCGACCGTTTCACCACGCAGTTCCTGGGCATCGGCCTGGGCCCACTCAGCACTGCGAAGCTGCCCGGCGTCCCGGGGATCGAGGACTTCGCGGGGCAGACGATGCACACCTCGCGGTGGAACTACTCCTACACCGGGGGAGACGCGCTCGGTGCGCCGATGACCGGGCTCGCCGACAAGCGCGTCGGGGTGATCGGCACCGGGGCAACTGCCATCCAGCTGATTCCGGAGCTCGCCAAGTACGCCGAGGAACTGTTCGTCTTCCAGCGCACACCCTCGTCGGTCGCCGAGCGTGGAAACGGCCCCTTGGACGAGGCGACCCTGCAGATACTCAAAGAGCCAGGCGGCCAGGAGAAGCTGCTGGACAGCTTCACCCGCAACTGGGACGGGTTCTTCGGTAAGCCGGAGCCCGGGGTCGTGGTCGAGGATCTGGTCGATGACGCCTGGACCAGCCTCGGACGGCGTATGCGGGCGCAGATGCATTCGGTGCCGCTGGAGCAGATGTCGCCGGAGACGGTGATGGCAGCGGTCGGCGACCTCGACCTGACTCTGATGGAGGAGCGTCGTGCCCGCATCGACAGCATCGTCGAGGACCCGACGACGGCCGAAAACCTCAAGCCCTGGTACGACCTGTTCTGCAAGCGGCCGGGATTCCACGACGACTACCTGCCGGCATTCAACCGGCCGAACGTGCACCTGGTCGATACCGCAGGACAGGGGGTCGAACGAATCACGCCGACCGGTGTCGTCGTCGACGGACAGGAATACCCCGTCGACTGCCTGATCTACGCCTCCGGCTTCGAGTACGGCACCGGTGGCAGTGAGATCGTCAATCGCGCTGGATTCGAGGTTGTCGGTCGAGGTGGTATCGAATTGTCCGAGGCCTGGGCGGACGGTATGGAAACCCTGCACGGAATGCATGTGCACGGATACCCCAACATGTTCATCATTCAGCTGTGGCAGGGCTCGTTCCTCGGTGCCAACGTGACACAGTCGAACAACTATGCGGCCGAGAACATCGCCGCCATCGTCGAGAAGGTCCTCGCCGAAGGCAACGACGAGGTCGAGGTGACCAAGGAAGCCCAAGACGAATGGGTCGAGATGCTGTTGCGCGACGGCGTGCCGTTCGGACGTCCGGACTGCACGCCCGGCTACTACAACGATGACGGCCACACCGAGGGACGTACGTTCAAACTGAACGTCGGTGATCCGCGTGGGTCGTATTCCTTCGTCACGATGATCCAAGAGTGGTGTCGCCGAGGCGAGTTCCCCGAGTTGGCCCGTCGCCGAACCAATTCGATCTGA
- a CDS encoding carboxymuconolactone decarboxylase family protein codes for MGTDCRDDLGGRLTLVDSNEASPEQLDTVEYIKQRLLPAQQDPGIQIVDSEGHPIGPFNAFVVSPTIGRQAMQYFGSVSANSTLPAAVREVVILSVGGLWGADYEIYAHKIAARAVDVPESAIQSLAKGEEPVGLTGNQLIAARFTQEIVRTRHVDDALYQDAVGAFGQRGVVDMAQLAGAYLSVSALLNVFEVPAPPST; via the coding sequence ATGGGTACCGACTGTCGCGATGATCTCGGCGGTCGGCTGACTTTGGTGGATTCGAACGAGGCGAGCCCGGAGCAACTAGACACCGTTGAGTACATAAAGCAACGGCTCCTTCCGGCGCAGCAGGACCCCGGTATCCAGATCGTCGATTCCGAGGGGCATCCGATCGGCCCGTTCAACGCCTTTGTGGTCAGCCCGACGATCGGGAGGCAAGCCATGCAGTACTTCGGCTCCGTATCGGCGAATTCGACACTTCCCGCAGCGGTCCGAGAGGTCGTGATCCTGTCGGTGGGCGGACTGTGGGGAGCCGACTACGAAATCTACGCGCACAAGATTGCGGCGCGCGCGGTAGACGTTCCCGAGAGCGCAATACAGTCGTTGGCCAAAGGGGAAGAACCGGTCGGGCTGACCGGAAACCAGTTGATTGCTGCGCGATTCACGCAGGAGATTGTCCGGACACGTCATGTCGACGATGCGCTCTACCAGGACGCTGTGGGGGCGTTCGGGCAGCGGGGTGTCGTCGACATGGCCCAACTGGCCGGCGCGTATCTCAGCGTGTCGGCGTTGCTGAACGTGTTCGAGGTGCCGGCTCCTCCGTCGACCTGA
- a CDS encoding TetR/AcrR family transcriptional regulator produces the protein MTAKASDPRGAGKRTRLTADARREQIIEAARVVFSRSGLAGTRTRDLAAEAGINEAMLYRHFPSKEELFEAAVAQPLEDAVAACVEFAGVAPAQFDATAELQQQQTRQFIYDLCAAMEEIAPLLGVVLFGDATEAQVYYKDRIQPSLAKIQTVIETNYASWPHRDFDPELVVESLFGLTWFLAVSEKLSGRKRNREEVAEQVMNLLMNGLKVPADQDIPNPDH, from the coding sequence ATGACCGCCAAGGCGAGTGACCCACGCGGCGCCGGCAAACGAACGAGGCTGACCGCGGACGCACGGCGTGAGCAGATCATCGAAGCTGCTCGCGTCGTGTTCTCGAGGTCGGGCCTCGCCGGTACTCGCACCCGCGACCTCGCCGCAGAGGCAGGTATCAACGAGGCGATGTTGTACCGGCACTTTCCTTCGAAGGAAGAGCTCTTCGAAGCTGCGGTGGCGCAACCTCTCGAAGACGCGGTTGCAGCGTGCGTCGAGTTCGCCGGCGTAGCTCCCGCGCAGTTCGATGCGACTGCCGAACTACAGCAGCAGCAAACACGGCAATTCATCTACGATCTCTGCGCAGCCATGGAGGAGATCGCGCCGCTGCTCGGGGTTGTGCTGTTCGGCGACGCAACAGAGGCACAGGTCTACTACAAGGACCGCATCCAGCCCTCGCTCGCGAAGATTCAGACGGTGATCGAAACCAACTATGCTTCGTGGCCGCACCGCGACTTCGATCCCGAGTTGGTCGTCGAGTCACTGTTCGGTTTGACTTGGTTCCTGGCCGTCTCGGAAAAACTGAGCGGCCGGAAACGCAATCGTGAAGAGGTGGCCGAGCAGGTCATGAATCTCCTCATGAACGGCCTGAAAGTTCCTGCGGACCAAGACATCCCGAACCCGGATCACTAG
- a CDS encoding TetR/AcrR family transcriptional regulator, which produces MSKTTAGTNPTTRSDGAPDPFVLRDLPSTPRGLRTRTALIQAARVVFERDGYLDTRLTDITKECNCASGTFYTYFASKEEICAAVLEEAKEDMLHPGMGREPESDDPYLVLEASNRAYLAAYARNAKLMGLLEQAAHADPWFREYRNRRSETFVLRNARGIANLQERGIADPELDPLTTSRALSGMVSSLAYSVYVLEETYGASKPVPFDDLVHTVTRIWANALRLHREG; this is translated from the coding sequence ATGTCGAAGACCACAGCGGGAACCAACCCGACCACCCGTTCCGACGGGGCGCCGGACCCGTTCGTGCTGCGCGACCTGCCATCGACCCCGCGGGGACTGCGTACTCGGACCGCTCTCATACAAGCCGCGCGAGTAGTTTTCGAGCGTGACGGCTACCTCGACACGAGGCTTACCGACATCACCAAGGAATGCAACTGCGCGTCGGGAACGTTCTACACCTACTTCGCCAGCAAGGAAGAGATCTGTGCGGCGGTCCTCGAAGAGGCGAAGGAGGACATGCTGCATCCCGGCATGGGCCGGGAACCCGAGTCCGACGACCCCTACCTCGTGCTCGAGGCGAGCAACCGCGCTTATCTCGCGGCATACGCCCGCAACGCCAAGTTGATGGGCCTGCTCGAACAGGCCGCACACGCCGACCCCTGGTTCCGGGAGTACCGCAACCGTCGGTCCGAGACGTTCGTCCTACGGAACGCGCGAGGGATCGCCAACCTCCAGGAACGCGGAATCGCCGATCCCGAACTCGATCCGCTGACAACGTCCCGGGCCCTTTCCGGAATGGTGAGCAGTCTCGCGTACAGCGTGTACGTGCTGGAGGAAACATACGGCGCGAGCAAGCCCGTCCCCTTCGACGATCTCGTCCACACCGTCACCCGGATCTGGGCAAACGCACTCCGTCTCCATCGAGAAGGCTGA
- a CDS encoding acyl-CoA dehydrogenase family protein, whose amino-acid sequence MNFELTDEQQMLADTTKDLLARSYDAEKRNAVTATERGWSPEVWQKLAELGILGLGFAEEDGGMDAGPVETMAVMTEVGRRLAPEPLLDAVLTPGGLVAEVGTADQRAKILPGVAEGTTLLAFAHAEPGRRWPDRHVDTVAAREGELWSLTGSKNPVPHGDCADVMIVTAQLPHDEGTGLFLVRADAAGLTRRGYTTHDGLRGAQLELLNVEAEPLGNGGDASAAISAAIVRTQALLCAEAVGAMQETLRLTTEYLKTRKQFGVPLAKFQTLTQRAADMYVLLELANSMSLYATMSLADGVVDPVIASRAKLQISRSARKIGQEAIQMHGGIGMTAEYPVGHYVSRLTAIEHTLGSGDDHVRLLAATVADHDRAEL is encoded by the coding sequence ATGAACTTCGAGCTCACCGACGAACAGCAGATGCTGGCCGACACCACCAAGGACCTCCTCGCGCGCAGCTACGACGCGGAGAAGCGCAACGCCGTCACGGCCACAGAGCGGGGCTGGAGTCCCGAGGTGTGGCAGAAGTTGGCCGAACTCGGGATCCTCGGACTCGGTTTCGCCGAAGAAGACGGCGGAATGGACGCAGGCCCGGTCGAGACCATGGCAGTGATGACCGAGGTCGGCCGGCGCCTGGCCCCCGAACCTCTCCTCGACGCGGTCCTCACCCCCGGCGGGCTGGTGGCGGAGGTCGGTACCGCGGACCAGCGGGCCAAGATCCTGCCCGGGGTCGCCGAGGGCACCACACTGCTCGCCTTCGCGCACGCCGAACCCGGCCGACGCTGGCCCGACCGGCACGTGGACACGGTCGCCGCACGCGAGGGCGAACTGTGGTCCCTGACCGGTTCGAAGAACCCGGTACCGCACGGCGACTGTGCGGACGTGATGATCGTGACCGCACAGCTGCCGCACGACGAGGGCACCGGGCTGTTCCTGGTCCGCGCCGACGCCGCGGGGCTGACCCGGCGCGGATACACCACCCACGACGGGCTGCGCGGCGCCCAACTGGAACTGCTGAACGTCGAGGCCGAGCCGCTCGGCAACGGCGGTGACGCGTCGGCCGCGATCAGCGCGGCCATCGTGCGGACGCAGGCGTTGCTGTGCGCCGAGGCAGTCGGCGCGATGCAGGAGACTCTGCGGCTGACCACCGAATACCTCAAGACCCGCAAGCAGTTCGGTGTGCCGCTGGCGAAGTTCCAGACACTGACCCAGCGCGCAGCGGACATGTATGTGCTCCTGGAACTGGCGAACAGCATGAGCCTGTACGCCACGATGTCGCTGGCCGATGGAGTGGTCGATCCCGTCATCGCCTCACGCGCCAAGCTGCAGATCTCCCGATCCGCGCGGAAGATCGGCCAGGAGGCCATCCAGATGCACGGCGGCATCGGCATGACCGCGGAGTACCCGGTCGGCCACTACGTCAGCCGGCTCACCGCGATCGAGCACACTCTCGGCAGTGGCGACGACCATGTGCGGCTGCTCGCCGCCACCGTCGCCGATCACGATCGCGCGGAGCTCTGA
- a CDS encoding acyl-CoA dehydrogenase family protein, whose protein sequence is MNLRMTDEELAFRDELRTFFTTQIPAEIRERTARGEFRPEDLIETQRTLNAHGLAVPRWPVEWGGKDWTPLQHDIWLNEMQLAAVPEPLAFNTSMVGPVIAAFGSEELKKRFLPATANLDIWWCQGFSEPDAGSDLASLKTRAVRDGDSYIVNGQKIWTTLAQHADWIFCLVRTDPNAPKRQAGISFLLIDMKTPGVTVRPIKLIDGGHEVNEVFFEDVRVPAENLVGEENAGWSYAKFLLGNERTGVTRVGASKRHIAQAKTYAAQTKIGEKSLLDDPLFAARVAELENDLLALELTQLRVVADSANGAPNPASSLLKLRGSELQQAASELLMDVAGPDSLPFDAGTDAMSPLWAQHSTPTYLNYRKVSIYSGSSEVQRTIIASSILGL, encoded by the coding sequence ATGAACCTGAGAATGACCGACGAGGAACTCGCCTTCCGAGACGAGCTGCGAACCTTCTTCACCACCCAGATCCCCGCCGAGATCCGTGAGCGCACCGCCCGTGGTGAATTCCGGCCCGAGGACCTGATCGAGACGCAGCGGACGCTGAACGCACACGGGCTCGCGGTGCCGCGCTGGCCGGTCGAGTGGGGCGGCAAGGACTGGACCCCGCTGCAGCACGACATCTGGCTCAACGAGATGCAACTCGCGGCGGTGCCCGAGCCGCTGGCATTCAACACCTCCATGGTCGGCCCGGTGATCGCGGCGTTCGGATCGGAGGAGCTCAAGAAGCGCTTCCTCCCGGCTACCGCGAACCTCGACATCTGGTGGTGCCAAGGGTTTTCCGAGCCCGATGCAGGATCCGACCTGGCCTCGCTCAAGACCCGGGCCGTACGCGACGGCGACAGCTACATCGTCAACGGCCAGAAGATCTGGACGACGCTCGCGCAGCACGCCGACTGGATCTTCTGCCTGGTGCGGACCGACCCGAACGCGCCGAAACGGCAGGCCGGTATCTCGTTCCTGCTCATCGACATGAAGACCCCGGGCGTGACCGTGCGGCCGATCAAGCTGATCGACGGCGGCCACGAAGTCAACGAGGTGTTCTTCGAGGACGTGCGCGTCCCCGCGGAGAACCTCGTCGGCGAGGAGAACGCCGGCTGGAGCTACGCAAAATTCCTGCTGGGCAACGAACGTACCGGCGTGACCCGGGTCGGCGCCTCGAAGCGGCACATCGCTCAAGCCAAGACCTATGCGGCGCAAACGAAGATCGGTGAGAAGTCGCTGCTCGACGATCCGCTGTTCGCCGCGCGCGTGGCCGAACTGGAGAACGACCTGCTGGCGCTGGAGCTGACCCAGCTTCGCGTGGTCGCCGACTCCGCGAACGGCGCACCGAACCCGGCGTCGTCGCTGTTGAAGCTACGCGGATCCGAGCTGCAGCAGGCGGCGAGCGAACTGCTGATGGACGTTGCCGGCCCCGATTCGCTCCCGTTCGACGCGGGCACCGACGCAATGTCACCACTGTGGGCCCAGCACAGCACGCCCACCTATCTGAACTACCGCAAGGTGTCCATCTACAGCGGATCGAGCGAGGTGCAACGCACCATCATCGCGTCCTCGATTCTCGGCCTGTGA
- a CDS encoding TetR/AcrR family transcriptional regulator: MSDRAVSDLPTKESKAARRIRDAAAEAFAENGYGGTTTRDIAARLGLSPAAMYPHYRSKEELLYAISYEGHRKCVELLTDSDPVTAPPATRLRTVVGAFAAWHAANHVRGRVIQYELTALSPEHYRTIVELRRQTTRIVRSIVDAGISAGVFEVPDAEGVTLSIISLCVDICRWFPSGRYTDPDRLAGLYSELALRLAGANSADGDD; encoded by the coding sequence ATGAGCGACAGGGCGGTCAGTGACCTGCCGACCAAGGAGTCGAAGGCCGCGCGGCGGATTCGGGACGCGGCCGCCGAGGCCTTCGCGGAGAACGGCTACGGCGGCACCACGACCCGCGACATCGCGGCACGGCTGGGACTCAGCCCGGCCGCGATGTATCCGCACTATCGGTCCAAGGAAGAACTGCTCTACGCGATCAGCTACGAGGGGCACCGGAAGTGCGTGGAGCTGTTGACCGACAGCGATCCGGTCACCGCCCCACCGGCGACCAGGCTCAGAACGGTGGTCGGCGCATTCGCGGCCTGGCACGCGGCCAACCACGTGCGCGGACGGGTGATCCAGTACGAGCTGACCGCGTTGTCTCCCGAGCACTACCGCACGATCGTCGAGTTGCGTCGGCAGACCACCCGGATCGTGCGCAGCATCGTCGATGCCGGTATCTCCGCCGGTGTGTTCGAGGTACCCGATGCCGAGGGAGTGACACTCTCGATCATCTCGTTGTGTGTCGACATCTGTCGATGGTTCCCCAGCGGCCGGTACACCGATCCCGACCGGCTTGCCGGGCTCTACAGCGAACTGGCGCTGCGGCTTGCCGGTGCGAACTCGGCCGACGGTGACGACTGA
- a CDS encoding thioesterase family protein, whose protein sequence is MTEACTTPAPTADSFPVLWPVPTRWADNDHYGHVNNVTYYAYFDTAVNAFLMAESGVDIRDLHAIGVVAETACTYHRELSFPDDLRVGLSVERLGSSSITYALAIFRDCGDHLELAATGCFVHVYVDVVTRRPVPVPDEIRSAVAGLVRP, encoded by the coding sequence ATGACCGAAGCCTGCACGACTCCCGCGCCGACCGCGGACAGTTTCCCGGTGCTCTGGCCGGTCCCGACACGATGGGCGGACAACGACCACTACGGTCACGTCAACAACGTCACGTACTACGCGTACTTCGACACCGCGGTGAATGCCTTCCTGATGGCAGAATCCGGCGTCGACATCCGGGACCTGCACGCGATCGGTGTGGTCGCCGAGACGGCGTGTACCTACCATCGCGAGTTGAGCTTCCCGGACGATCTCCGTGTCGGGCTCTCCGTCGAGCGCCTGGGATCCAGCTCCATCACCTACGCGCTCGCCATCTTCCGCGATTGCGGTGACCACCTCGAGCTTGCTGCGACCGGATGCTTCGTCCACGTCTACGTCGACGTCGTGACCCGGCGGCCGGTTCCGGTTCCCGACGAGATACGTTCCGCGGTGGCCGGTCTCGTCCGTCCGTGA
- a CDS encoding alcohol dehydrogenase catalytic domain-containing protein: protein MRIIGAVLESSGHSRPFDKTQPLRMTELDLAPPGPTELLVRMEAAGVCHSDLSVIDGSRPRTMPLLLGHEAAGTVEEIGADVDPVLLGQRVVMTFQPRCERCDACASEGRVPCSAGTAANGRGELLLGGSRIRQGNRAIRHHLGVSGFATHAVVDASSAVPVGFDVPPAVAAVLGCAVLTGGGAIINTVRPTPGDSVMIVGLGGVGMAALITAVAEGAGRVIAVDPHAPKLEIARGLGAHETYTPKQLSEKAIKARYVVECAGNTRAFTSAFAATEVGGTTVTVGLPAPTATVDITPLTLAAEARTIVGSYLGTSVPSRDIPRFVEMWRSGRLPVESLISSYIGLGDLNKAMDELASGVAIRQVVLFDHESQQSVHP, encoded by the coding sequence ATGAGAATCATCGGTGCCGTTCTCGAAAGCTCCGGACACAGTAGACCTTTCGATAAGACACAACCTCTTCGAATGACGGAACTCGATCTCGCCCCACCCGGGCCGACCGAGCTCCTGGTCCGGATGGAGGCGGCCGGTGTCTGTCACTCCGACCTCAGCGTGATCGACGGCAGCCGGCCTCGCACGATGCCGCTACTGCTGGGGCACGAAGCCGCCGGAACAGTCGAGGAGATCGGGGCGGACGTCGACCCGGTCCTGCTGGGACAGCGAGTGGTGATGACGTTTCAGCCACGCTGCGAACGTTGCGATGCCTGCGCCTCCGAGGGCCGCGTTCCCTGCAGCGCCGGCACGGCCGCCAACGGCCGCGGGGAACTCCTTCTCGGCGGAAGCCGGATACGTCAGGGGAACAGGGCGATCCGCCACCATCTCGGTGTGTCGGGCTTCGCGACTCACGCGGTCGTCGATGCCTCGTCCGCGGTGCCGGTGGGATTCGACGTGCCTCCTGCTGTTGCCGCGGTTCTGGGATGTGCCGTACTGACGGGCGGCGGCGCGATCATCAACACCGTCCGGCCCACACCGGGCGACAGCGTCATGATCGTAGGCCTGGGCGGGGTAGGTATGGCGGCACTGATCACCGCGGTGGCCGAAGGAGCCGGACGGGTCATTGCCGTCGACCCCCATGCCCCCAAGCTCGAGATCGCTCGCGGCCTGGGAGCACACGAGACATACACACCGAAGCAATTGAGCGAGAAGGCGATCAAGGCTCGCTACGTCGTGGAGTGCGCCGGTAACACACGCGCGTTCACGTCGGCGTTCGCAGCCACCGAGGTGGGTGGAACCACCGTGACGGTGGGGCTGCCCGCACCTACCGCCACAGTCGACATCACGCCACTGACACTCGCAGCGGAAGCCCGGACGATCGTCGGTAGTTATCTGGGTACCTCGGTACCGTCTCGTGACATTCCGCGGTTCGTGGAAATGTGGCGTTCCGGCCGGCTGCCCGTCGAGAGTCTCATCTCGTCCTACATCGGATTGGGCGATCTGAACAAGGCCATGGACGAACTCGCTTCGGGTGTGGCAATACGCCAGGTCGTCCTGTTCGACCACGAGTCGCAGCAGAGTGTGCACCCATGA